The Cellulomonas wangleii genome includes a region encoding these proteins:
- a CDS encoding MerR family transcriptional regulator translates to MRIGELARRTGVPPRLLRYYEEQDLLAPAREDNTYRSYGEDDVAQVARVAGLVRAGVPTRLVKLLLDLEDAPAQEVPPSCPRTVADELLAQLDDLDARIACLSRSRRTLHDYLVRTEHAALLLEGPGDRTGD, encoded by the coding sequence GTGCGGATCGGTGAGCTCGCGCGCAGGACGGGCGTCCCACCTCGCCTGCTGCGCTACTACGAGGAGCAGGACCTTCTCGCGCCCGCGCGGGAGGACAACACGTACCGCAGCTACGGCGAGGACGACGTCGCCCAGGTGGCCCGGGTCGCCGGGCTCGTCCGCGCCGGCGTCCCGACGCGTCTGGTCAAGCTGCTCCTCGACCTCGAGGACGCCCCGGCGCAGGAGGTGCCGCCCTCGTGCCCGCGCACCGTCGCCGACGAGCTGCTCGCCCAGCTCGACGACCTCGACGCCCGCATCGCGTGCCTCTCGCGCAGCCGCCGCACGCTGCACGACTACCTCGTGCGGACCGAGCACGCCGCCCTGCTGCTCGAGGGGCCCGGCGACCGGACCGGCGACTGA
- a CDS encoding VOC family protein — protein sequence MDLLIHYTFLPADDPEASLAFYRDVLGFEVRNDVGYGDMRWITVGPPAQPQTSIVLHPPAADPGITDDERRTIAELMAKGAYASVVLATSDVDAVFARVQAGGAEVVQEPMDQPYGTRDCAFRDPAGNMVRINRL from the coding sequence ATGGACCTGCTCATCCACTACACCTTCCTCCCCGCCGACGACCCCGAGGCCTCGCTCGCGTTCTACCGCGACGTGCTCGGCTTCGAGGTCCGCAACGACGTCGGCTACGGCGACATGCGCTGGATCACCGTCGGCCCGCCCGCGCAGCCGCAGACGTCGATCGTGCTGCACCCGCCGGCCGCCGACCCGGGCATCACCGACGACGAGCGGCGCACCATCGCCGAGCTCATGGCGAAGGGGGCGTACGCGTCGGTGGTCCTCGCGACGTCCGACGTGGACGCCGTGTTCGCGCGGGTGCAGGCGGGTGGTGCCGAGGTCGTCCAGGAGCCGATGGACCAGCCGTACGGGACCCGCGACTGCGCGTTCCGCGACCCGGCGGGGAACATGGTGCGCATCAACCGCCTGTGA
- a CDS encoding helix-turn-helix transcriptional regulator yields MTSGDEARLQELRLLRAVRDRIDRDHAQPLDVAALARGAHMSAGHLSRRFRAVYGESPYSYLMTRRIERAMTLLRRGDLSVTEVCFAVGCSSLGTFSTRFSELVGIPPSQYRRLAARDGAGEGAGNGAADGVGDLAGLPSCVTKQVMRPRRHRSGSEKPTPAPRS; encoded by the coding sequence ATGACGTCCGGTGACGAGGCGCGGCTGCAGGAGCTGCGGCTGCTGCGGGCGGTGCGGGACCGCATCGACCGCGACCACGCGCAGCCGCTGGACGTCGCCGCGCTCGCGCGCGGGGCGCACATGTCGGCCGGCCACCTGAGCCGGCGGTTCCGCGCCGTCTACGGCGAGTCGCCGTACAGCTACCTCATGACCCGGCGCATCGAGCGTGCCATGACGCTGCTGCGGCGCGGCGACCTGAGCGTCACCGAGGTCTGCTTCGCGGTCGGCTGCTCGTCGTTGGGGACGTTCAGCACCCGCTTCTCCGAGCTGGTGGGCATCCCGCCGTCGCAGTACCGGCGGCTCGCGGCGCGGGACGGCGCGGGGGAGGGTGCGGGGAACGGCGCGGCGGACGGCGTCGGTGACCTCGCAGGGCTGCCGAGCTGTGTCACCAAGCAGGTGATGCGGCCGCGGCGGCATCGGTCAGGATCCGAGAAGCCGACACCGGCCCCGCGCTCCTAG